TCACCACGCGCTCGGTGGACTCTCTCGGCGGGCGCTTCAGCACGTTTTCCGACTTGGGGTCGGCCCCGAGCGCCAGCGCCGGCAGGCCGTCAGTCACCAGATTCACCCACAGGAGCATGACCGGCGTGAGGACCACGGCCTCGTCGGCCCCGGCGAAGGTCTCGGGGAAGAACGCGGCCCCGACCAGCGCGCCGACGAAAACCACCAGCACCTCGCCCGCGTTGGCCGACAGCAGGTAGTTGACGAACTTCCGAACGTTGTCGAAGACCCCGCGGCCCTCCGCCACCGCGTCCCGAATCGTGGCGAAGTTGTCGTCCCGAAGCACCACGTCGGAGGCGGTTCTGGCCACGTCGGTCCCGCGCTGGCCCATCGCTACGCCCACGTCGGCGCGCTTCAGGGCGGGGGCGTCGTTCACCCCGTCGCCGGTCATCGCCACCGTGTGGTGGTTGTCCTGCAACGCTCGCAGAATCTCGACCTTGTGGGTCGGCGAGACGCGGGCGAACACCTCGACGCTCTCGACGCGCTCGGCGAGTTCGTCGGCGGAAAGCGCCTCGACTTCCGGCCCGGTCAGCGCGTCCTCGGGGTCGAAGCCCAGTTCCGCGCCGATTGCCTTCGCCGTCTCGACGTTATCGCCGGTCGCCATCACGGTCCGAATCCCGGCCCGCCGGCAGTCGGCCACCGCGTCGGCGACCTCCGGTCTGGGCGGGTCCATCAACCCGAGGAGACCGACGAAGGTCAACCCACTCTCCAACTCGTCGTCGGGCGCGTCGGGATTGACGCCGACCCGGCGCGCGAACCCCAGCACCCGGAGGGCGTCACCCGCGAACTCGCTGTTCGCGTCCAGAATCTCGGCCCGCCGGTCGTCAGTCAGCGGACTCTCCTCGCCGTCCTCCAGCACCGAGTCGCACCGCTCCAGAATCACCTCCGGCGCGCCCTTGACGTAGGCCGTCGGAACGTTTGCGTTTGCGTTTACGTTTCCGCTTACGCTTTCGTTTTCGCTTTGCTCGGCCACGACGGTCATGCGCTTTCGCTCCGACGAGAACGGAATTTCTCTGCGGCGCTCGCGGTGCCACTCGACGCCGGCCTCGTCGGCAGACCGGACGAGTGCGACCTCTGTCGGGTCACCGCGATATTCGTCCGTCGCTCCGTCCTCGGCGCGCTCGGCGTCGTTGCAGATTGCGCCGGTCCGGAGGAGGACGACCAGTTCCGGCGGGATGGTACCGCTCCCGTCGGTTTCGGCGCGCTCCTCTGCTCGGGCGGGGACTGCTTCGCGCTCGCCGGTCGGCAGGACGAGGGTCTCGCCTCCGGCGTAGGCCCGCCGGACCGTCATCTCGTTTTCGGTCAGGGTCCCGGTCTTGTCGGTGACGATGGTGTCCACCGCGCCGAGGCTCTCGACCACCGGGAGTCGCCGGACCAGCGCGTCCTTCCGGAGGAGTCGCCGGGACCCGAGCGCGAGCGTCAGCGTGACCACCGCGGGCAGGCCCTCGGGCACCGCCGCGACTGCCAGCGTCACCGCCACCAGCAGGACCGAGATGGGGGCGGCACCGGTGAACAGCAGTTGGACCACCGCGACGAACGCGATGATTGCCAGCGTCAGCCCCGCGATTCGCCTGCCGAGGGCATCGACCTCCTCCTGAAACGGGGTCGGTGGCTCGTCGGTCGTGCCCAACTGCTCGGCGATGGCCCCGACTTCGGTGTCCATTCCGGTCGCCACCGCGATTGCCGTGCCTCGGCCGCCCACCGCGTGGGTGTTCATGAACACCATCCCCTCGCGGTCGGCGGGAGGCGCGTCGGCCCCGACCGCCTCGGTCGATTTCTCGACGCTGGCGCTCTCGCCGGTCAGCGCCGACTCGTCGGTTGCGAGGCTCTCGGCCC
This genomic window from Halorussus lipolyticus contains:
- a CDS encoding cation-translocating P-type ATPase, which gives rise to MDWHAEPPSEVRDALDTTEEGLSQAEAERRYDEYGPNEIRGEREVSALALFVAQFRNWLTYLLVVAALLSLGVGFLPGQNPEYAEAALIFAILLANGLFGFAQDYRTEQSIQALRSLSTPDATVLRDGEKRTVDAREVVPGDVFFVTQGDVIPADGRLIRAESLATDESALTGESASVEKSTEAVGADAPPADREGMVFMNTHAVGGRGTAIAVATGMDTEVGAIAEQLGTTDEPPTPFQEEVDALGRRIAGLTLAIIAFVAVVQLLFTGAAPISVLLVAVTLAVAAVPEGLPAVVTLTLALGSRRLLRKDALVRRLPVVESLGAVDTIVTDKTGTLTENEMTVRRAYAGGETLVLPTGEREAVPARAEERAETDGSGTIPPELVVLLRTGAICNDAERAEDGATDEYRGDPTEVALVRSADEAGVEWHRERRREIPFSSERKRMTVVAEQSENESVSGNVNANANVPTAYVKGAPEVILERCDSVLEDGEESPLTDDRRAEILDANSEFAGDALRVLGFARRVGVNPDAPDDELESGLTFVGLLGLMDPPRPEVADAVADCRRAGIRTVMATGDNVETAKAIGAELGFDPEDALTGPEVEALSADELAERVESVEVFARVSPTHKVEILRALQDNHHTVAMTGDGVNDAPALKRADVGVAMGQRGTDVARTASDVVLRDDNFATIRDAVAEGRGVFDNVRKFVNYLLSANAGEVLVVFVGALVGAAFFPETFAGADEAVVLTPVMLLWVNLVTDGLPALALGADPKSENVLKRPPRESTERVVNRRVMVSIGVIGVLMTVTGLALFFYGLVEATLVTAQSVLFTFLVAIEMVRIQLIRSRYDLSVVSNRWLVSAIGVTLALQLGILYTPIRAAFGVVALGATEWSWIGVGFTGFVVLALGVRAVLGRMFGEEA